The Bombus fervidus isolate BK054 chromosome 1, iyBomFerv1, whole genome shotgun sequence genome includes a window with the following:
- the Nd-b14.5b gene encoding NADH dehydrogenase (ubiquinone) B14.5 B subunit isoform X1 yields the protein MGETEEKFPAQWALDLLEPTPLDRSNHIFRFYLVPLSSIALTSAMLTKNWLLKRPLTANKPYIVLASIAGALFGYGLHWASDIRFARRDEIMRDYIMRHPERFPEPNVRKYGDIFLPWQPKR from the exons ATGGGAGAGACAGAAGAAAAGTTTCCTGCTCAATGGGCACTAGATCTTCTTGAACCTACACCTCTAGATCGATCTAAtcatatttttagattttatttagTACCACTTTCTTCGATTGCGTTAACTTCTGCAATGCTAACAAAAAATTGGCTATTAAAAAGACCCCTAACAGCCA ATAAGCCATACATAGTATTGGCGTCCATAGCTGGTGCTTTATTCGGTTATGGTCTTCATTGGGCATCTGATATAAGATTTGCAAGAAGGGACGAGATAATGAGAGATTATATAATGCGTCATCCAGAACGGTTTCCAGAGCCaa atgtTAGAAAATATGGAGATATTTTCTTACCATGGCAACCAAAGCGTTAA
- the Nd-b14.5b gene encoding NADH dehydrogenase (ubiquinone) B14.5 B subunit isoform X2: MGETEEKFPAQWALDLLEPTPLDRSNHIFRFYLVPLSSIALTSAMLTKNWLLKRPLTANKPYIVLASIAGALFGYGLHWASDIRFARRDEIMRDYIMRHPERFPEPNVKK, translated from the exons ATGGGAGAGACAGAAGAAAAGTTTCCTGCTCAATGGGCACTAGATCTTCTTGAACCTACACCTCTAGATCGATCTAAtcatatttttagattttatttagTACCACTTTCTTCGATTGCGTTAACTTCTGCAATGCTAACAAAAAATTGGCTATTAAAAAGACCCCTAACAGCCA ATAAGCCATACATAGTATTGGCGTCCATAGCTGGTGCTTTATTCGGTTATGGTCTTCATTGGGCATCTGATATAAGATTTGCAAGAAGGGACGAGATAATGAGAGATTATATAATGCGTCATCCAGAACGGTTTCCAGAGCCaa